GTTCACGCGGCAGAAACACGTCTGCTGACAGAAGAAACCACCAAAACCTACATCGGCATGGCCGGTTCAGCCCTGTTCAATGAGCGTATCGCTGAACTGCTGCTGGGCAGTGATCACCCTGCGATCAAAGACAAACGCATTGTCACTGCCCAGACGCCCGGCGGCTGTGGTGCTCTGCGTATGGTTGCTGAGTTTCTGCATCAATGCGCGCCAGGCAGTACCGTGTGGGTAAGCGACCCAACTTGGGGTAACCACATTCCACTGCTAAGCAGTGCTGGTCTGCAGCTGAAAACCTACCCCTACTACGACGGTGTCAAAAAAGAAATTCGATTTGATGCAATGATGAGCGCTCTGGAGCAGGCCGCAACAGGCGATATCGTGCTGCTGCATGGCTGCTGCCACAACCCCAGCGGAGCCGATCTGGACAAGGACCAGTGGCACGCTGTCACCGAGCTGATGCTGCGCAAAGGCTTACTACCCTTTATCGATATCGCTTATCAGGGCCTGGGGGATGGTCTGGATGAAGATGCCTACGGCGTTCGTTATGTAGCGGCTCATGTACCTGAAATGGTCGTGGCAGGCTCCTGCTCCAAGAACTTCGGTCTGTACCGTGAGCGCGTGGGTTATCTGGTCGTGCTGTCAGCCAGTGCCGAACAGGCTGTCAACGCTGGTAGTCAGGTCATGACGACTATCCGAGCGCACTACTCCATGCCTCCGTCACATGGGGCTGCTATCGTTGAGACCATCCTCAGCAGCGCCGACCTCAAGAAACAATGGCTGGATGAGCTGAATGTCATGAACCAGCGCATTAATGGCTTGCGTCGCGAGCTGAACCTGGCACTGCAAACACAAGGAGTCGATCAGGATTTCAGCTTTATCGAACGTCAGAAAGGTATGTTCTCGTTCCTGGGCATTAATAAAGAACAGATCCTGCGCTTGCGCGAAGAGTTCGCCATTTATATGGTCGACTCCAGCCGGGTCAATATTGCCGGACTGGCTTCAGGCAATATCGAATACGTTGCATCATCCATTGCCACAGTGATTCGTTAACCTTCTATCTCCAAAGGCGCTATGCCTGTCGTGACAGATAGCGCCTTTTCCACGCCTTATTCCATTAATTGCTTTCTATACCTGTCTGCAACGGGATACTCAACCACATGTCGAATAAGCTGAGTGCTTACCCCCTCAGAGGTTTTCATGCATCCCACATCTAACAACATTAAACGTCTCCAGCTGGGGCTCACCTTACTTGAACTGGTCGTTGCTACGGCGATTCTCGCTATTCTGGCAACCCTTGCCGTAGCGCAATATCAGAACTATCAGGAACGAATCAAACAGGAACAGGCAATTCAGGATATCCGCCTGCTGTCGGTCCAGATCTCATCCTATGCTTTTGACCACAACGGCAGTTTCCCAGACTCTCTGGATGATATTGGCCAGGGCGGCTACGAAGACCCTTGGGGCAACCCCTACCAGTACCTCAACATTGCCACGACGAAAGGCAAGGGAAAGGTCCGCAAAGACAAAAACCTCGTCCCAATCAACTCGGACTTCGACCTCTATAGCATGGGCCCGGATGGCAAATCAGTCAGCCCACTTACCGCGCAGGCCAGTCAGGACGATATTATTCGGGCCAACAACGGCCAGTATTATGGCCTTGCTTCAGACTACTAAGGGTGACAAAGCATCTCGATGATTGAGCGCCGCTCCCTGAACAGTCGAGTCGCAAGACGCGTCTTTATACTGTTCTTCTGTTCCGCCCTGCTGCCTATCGGTATTACTGCCTGGCTATCCTACCGTCAGGTGAGCAACCTG
This genomic interval from Pokkaliibacter sp. MBI-7 contains the following:
- a CDS encoding prepilin-type N-terminal cleavage/methylation domain-containing protein; translation: MHPTSNNIKRLQLGLTLLELVVATAILAILATLAVAQYQNYQERIKQEQAIQDIRLLSVQISSYAFDHNGSFPDSLDDIGQGGYEDPWGNPYQYLNIATTKGKGKVRKDKNLVPINSDFDLYSMGPDGKSVSPLTAQASQDDIIRANNGQYYGLASDY
- a CDS encoding aspartate/tyrosine/aromatic aminotransferase; protein product: MFEKLTALPPDPILSLMGLFRQDTRSNKVDLGVGVYKDEQGNTPIMAAVHAAETRLLTEETTKTYIGMAGSALFNERIAELLLGSDHPAIKDKRIVTAQTPGGCGALRMVAEFLHQCAPGSTVWVSDPTWGNHIPLLSSAGLQLKTYPYYDGVKKEIRFDAMMSALEQAATGDIVLLHGCCHNPSGADLDKDQWHAVTELMLRKGLLPFIDIAYQGLGDGLDEDAYGVRYVAAHVPEMVVAGSCSKNFGLYRERVGYLVVLSASAEQAVNAGSQVMTTIRAHYSMPPSHGAAIVETILSSADLKKQWLDELNVMNQRINGLRRELNLALQTQGVDQDFSFIERQKGMFSFLGINKEQILRLREEFAIYMVDSSRVNIAGLASGNIEYVASSIATVIR